In Lautropia mirabilis, one DNA window encodes the following:
- a CDS encoding UvrD-helicase domain-containing protein encodes MADLLAHLNPQQRAAVTVPSGHALILAGAGSGKTRVLTTRIAWLVGTGQCSPAEIMAVTFTNKAAREMMARLSTMLVGANPRAMWVGTFHGLCNRLLRAHHRDAGLPASFQIMDSADQLGAIKRLLRGLNVDDQQFQPKAVQHFINGSKEAGLRAADVSGHDSHSRRLAELYGAYDEQCQREGVVDFAELLLRAYELLQRNQPLRQHYQQRFRHILIDEFQDTNDLQYRWLTLLAGGGASLFAVGDDDQSIYAFRGANVGNMAAFERDYAGPQLIRLEQNYRSHAHILDSANHLIRQNAHRLGKDLWTDAGEGEPVRIFAAFSDRDEAQWLLEEIRALVADGMSRSEIAILYRSNAQSRILEHTLFSAGVPYKVYGGLRFFERAEIKHALAYLRLIENPDDDGAFLRVVNFPARGIGARTLENLQDTARTHGISLYRAVPMTSGAGGSRLLQFVMLIELMRQNSARLPLSESIDDVIGRSGLMTHYEQEREGQERIENLKELVNAALAFQAEGGIDAATPASVGLAGTTAGTALPAASDGAVLPADAAPVVQVSPLAAFLAHASLESGDGQAEEGVDAVQLMTVHAAKGLEFETVFVTGLEEGLFPHENSASDPGGLEEERRLMYVAMTRARRRLYLSLAQTRMLHGQTRYNMQSRFLSELPERSLKWLSEMPSASAQGSLGLGADRGSRGYYGGGGYGGGGYGSGSGNGGGNWRPRLDSAVHERNRQSGWVRPADPGIPASGDASGKARAGRDSRYHIGQSLRHARFGEGVVTGIEGNGDDARIQIRFKAPHGVKWLALAVAKLEPV; translated from the coding sequence ATGGCCGATCTACTTGCCCATCTCAACCCACAGCAACGGGCTGCTGTCACCGTCCCCAGCGGACACGCACTGATCCTCGCGGGCGCCGGCAGCGGCAAGACCCGCGTGCTCACCACCCGCATCGCCTGGCTGGTCGGTACCGGCCAGTGCTCGCCGGCCGAAATCATGGCCGTCACCTTCACCAACAAGGCCGCACGCGAGATGATGGCGCGCCTGAGCACCATGCTGGTGGGGGCCAATCCGCGCGCCATGTGGGTGGGCACCTTCCACGGGCTGTGCAACCGGCTGCTGCGCGCACACCATCGTGACGCCGGCCTGCCGGCCAGCTTCCAGATCATGGACAGCGCCGACCAGCTGGGTGCCATCAAGCGGCTGCTGCGCGGGCTCAACGTCGATGACCAGCAGTTCCAGCCCAAGGCGGTGCAGCACTTCATCAACGGCAGCAAGGAGGCCGGCCTGCGCGCCGCCGACGTGTCCGGTCATGACAGCCACAGCCGTCGGCTGGCCGAGCTGTACGGTGCCTACGACGAGCAGTGCCAGCGCGAGGGCGTGGTGGACTTTGCCGAGCTGCTGCTGCGTGCCTACGAGCTGCTGCAGCGCAACCAGCCGCTGCGCCAGCACTACCAGCAGCGCTTCCGTCACATCCTCATCGACGAGTTCCAGGACACCAACGACCTGCAGTACCGCTGGCTGACGCTGCTGGCCGGTGGTGGGGCCTCGCTGTTCGCGGTGGGCGACGACGACCAGTCCATCTATGCCTTCCGTGGCGCCAACGTGGGCAACATGGCCGCCTTCGAGCGTGACTATGCCGGCCCGCAGCTGATCCGGCTGGAGCAGAACTATCGCTCGCATGCCCACATCCTGGATTCGGCCAACCATCTCATCCGCCAGAACGCGCACCGTCTGGGCAAGGACCTGTGGACCGACGCGGGCGAGGGCGAGCCGGTGCGCATCTTTGCAGCGTTTTCCGACCGCGACGAGGCCCAGTGGCTGCTGGAGGAGATTCGCGCGCTGGTGGCCGATGGCATGTCGCGTTCCGAGATCGCCATCCTGTACCGCTCCAACGCCCAGTCGCGCATCCTGGAACACACGCTGTTCTCGGCCGGGGTGCCCTACAAGGTCTACGGCGGGCTGCGCTTCTTCGAGCGGGCCGAGATCAAGCACGCCCTGGCCTACCTGCGGCTGATCGAGAACCCTGACGACGACGGCGCCTTCCTGCGGGTGGTGAACTTCCCGGCGCGCGGCATCGGCGCCCGCACGCTCGAAAACCTGCAGGACACGGCGCGCACCCATGGCATCAGCCTCTACCGTGCCGTGCCGATGACGAGCGGCGCGGGTGGCTCGCGGCTGCTGCAGTTCGTCATGCTCATCGAGCTCATGCGCCAGAACAGCGCCCGCCTGCCGCTGTCGGAGAGCATCGACGACGTGATCGGCCGCAGCGGTCTCATGACCCACTACGAGCAGGAACGCGAGGGGCAGGAGCGCATCGAGAACCTGAAGGAACTGGTCAACGCAGCGCTGGCCTTCCAGGCCGAAGGCGGCATTGATGCCGCCACGCCGGCCAGCGTGGGCCTGGCGGGCACCACGGCCGGCACCGCGCTGCCCGCTGCTTCGGATGGCGCCGTGCTGCCTGCCGATGCCGCGCCCGTGGTGCAGGTCTCGCCGCTGGCGGCCTTCCTGGCTCATGCCTCGCTGGAATCCGGCGATGGCCAGGCCGAGGAGGGCGTGGATGCCGTGCAGCTGATGACCGTCCACGCGGCCAAGGGCCTGGAATTCGAGACGGTGTTTGTCACCGGGCTGGAGGAAGGGCTCTTCCCGCACGAGAACTCGGCTTCCGATCCTGGCGGGCTGGAAGAGGAGCGCCGGCTGATGTACGTGGCGATGACCCGTGCACGTCGGCGTCTGTACCTGTCACTGGCCCAGACCCGGATGCTGCACGGCCAGACCCGCTACAACATGCAGTCCCGCTTCCTGTCCGAGCTGCCCGAGCGTTCGCTGAAATGGCTGAGCGAAATGCCCTCGGCCAGTGCCCAGGGCAGCCTGGGGCTGGGGGCGGATCGTGGTAGCCGGGGCTACTACGGCGGTGGCGGCTACGGCGGAGGTGGCTACGGCAGCGGCAGTGGCAACGGCGGCGGCAACTGGCGCCCGCGTCTGGACAGTGCCGTGCACGAGCGCAACCGCCAGTCCGGCTGGGTGCGCCCGGCCGATCCGGGCATCCCGGCCAGTGGCGATGCCAGCGGCAAGGCCCGAGCCGGGCGCGACAGCCGCTACCACATCGGCCAGTCGCTGCGTCATGCGCGCTTTGGTGAAGGCGTGGTCACGGGCATCGAAGGCAATGGTGACGATGCCCGCATCCAGATCCGCTTCAAGGCGCCGCACGGCGTCAAATGGCTCGCCCTGGCCGTGGCCAAGCTGGAGCCGGTCTGA
- a CDS encoding cytochrome b561 domain-containing protein, with the protein MLDFLHLPPWLLAQLTRWLDWLRAPLHTGPLDDVNPVDFWHGVLMGTAGAVLVPVAVLAARYWKIVPGQDWPRIINHRGWQRVHGLCGVAAVLCLVAGVAMAFQGMSLASHLAHPHAWMGWGVMAVLLLLVVNIALRGSIGGPGRHQPRTLVHLHDVPGDHYDMTRRRRIFEHGHRWLGYGLMLALFANVMTGYWHVNVPRGLALATLAWWACLALMAWRWERQGRAVDGYQARWGPSMAHPGNRIPRLGGGLHRYTEEEYRRLSWGGQVMRRRQKRTTRRRRSDRQEAARRKLEASERQEMFTATQVSVPEPTTETLPEAPEQVSGHDRAAAETGPGQDTAR; encoded by the coding sequence ATGCTGGATTTCCTTCATCTGCCCCCCTGGTTGCTGGCGCAGCTCACCCGCTGGCTGGACTGGCTGCGCGCGCCCCTGCACACCGGGCCGCTTGACGACGTCAACCCGGTGGATTTCTGGCACGGCGTGCTGATGGGCACGGCCGGTGCCGTGCTGGTGCCGGTGGCCGTGCTGGCGGCACGCTACTGGAAGATCGTGCCCGGCCAGGACTGGCCCCGGATCATCAACCACCGCGGCTGGCAGCGCGTGCATGGCCTGTGTGGCGTGGCCGCCGTGCTGTGCCTGGTGGCGGGCGTGGCCATGGCCTTTCAGGGCATGTCGCTGGCCAGCCATCTGGCGCATCCCCATGCCTGGATGGGCTGGGGCGTCATGGCCGTGCTGCTCCTGCTGGTGGTCAACATCGCCCTGCGGGGCAGCATCGGGGGCCCCGGGCGGCATCAGCCGCGTACGCTGGTGCATCTGCACGACGTGCCGGGCGATCACTACGACATGACACGGCGCCGGCGCATCTTCGAGCATGGCCACCGCTGGCTGGGCTACGGGCTGATGCTGGCGCTGTTTGCCAACGTGATGACCGGCTACTGGCATGTGAACGTGCCCCGGGGTCTGGCCCTGGCCACCCTGGCCTGGTGGGCGTGCCTGGCGCTGATGGCCTGGCGCTGGGAGCGCCAGGGGCGGGCTGTCGATGGCTACCAGGCGCGCTGGGGCCCCAGCATGGCGCATCCGGGCAACCGCATTCCCCGCCTGGGCGGCGGCCTGCATCGCTATACCGAAGAGGAATACCGCCGCCTCTCCTGGGGCGGCCAGGTCATGCGCCGCCGGCAGAAACGCACCACCCGCCGCCGGCGTTCCGATCGGCAGGAGGCAGCACGACGAAAGCTCGAAGCGTCGGAACGACAGGAAATGTTCACGGCGACGCAGGTGTCCGTGCCTGAGCCGACGACCGAGACCCTTCCGGAGGCGCCCGAGCAGGTGTCCGGGCACGATCGGGCGGCCGCCGAGACCGGGCCAGGGCAGGACACGGCCCGTTAG
- the leuS gene encoding leucine--tRNA ligase, whose product MDERYDPRSIESEARAHWQQTNAYRAVEHDPRFPKGKFYACSMLPYPSGILHMGHVRNYTINDVMYRHLRMSGYNVLMPMGWDAFGLPAENAALKNGVAPAKWTWDNIAYMKQQMQPLGLSIDWSREVATCSPDYYKWNQWLFLRMREKGIAYRKHGTVNWDPVDQTVLANEQVVDGKGWRSGAPVEKRDIPMYYLRITDYAGELLKEVTEHLEGWPERVRMMQANWIGRSEGVRFAFEHDIRDEQGQPIDEGRLYVFTTRADTIMGVTFVAVAPEHPIARVAAASRPAVAAFVEEARTGSAMEADLATMEKQGVDTGLVVRHPLTGADVPVWVGNYVLMSYGDGAVMGVPAHDDRDFVFAHKYGLPIRQVISVDNQPYDTNQWQEWYADKQNGVCVNSGPLLDGKGHQDAVDTVAAQLADKGLGGKHVQYRLRDWGISRQRYWGTPIPIIHCESCGEVPVPDKDLPVVLPEDLVPDGSGNPLNKSEAFLKVDCPCCGKPARRETDTMDTFIDSSWYYMRYCSHDNNEAMVDARNDYWMPMDQYIGGIEHAVLHLLYARFWTKVMRDMGLVKFDEPFKRLLTQGMVLNHIYQRRTAKGGIEYFWPKDVENVTDAQGRVVGARLKSDGSEIDYAGIGTMSKSKNNGVDPTSLIERFGADTARLFVMFASPPEQTLEWSDSGVEGASRFLRRFWAFGHAQRDVVRGAADTVDAAGLSEAWRDLRYEVHTVLKQIQYDYERQQYNTIVSGAMKLLNALEAAAQKQAPTAAADAAALREGMSILVRSLYPIVPHIGHALWQALELGRGFEGREIIDAPLPVVDEAALVKSELELMLQVNGKLRGSIRVPADADKAAIEQVAAASPEVARIGEGKTPKRIIVVPGRLVNVVL is encoded by the coding sequence ATGGACGAGCGTTACGACCCACGAAGCATCGAATCCGAGGCCCGCGCCCACTGGCAGCAGACCAACGCCTACCGCGCCGTCGAGCACGACCCGCGCTTTCCCAAGGGCAAGTTCTATGCCTGCTCGATGCTGCCCTACCCCTCGGGCATCCTGCACATGGGGCATGTGCGCAACTACACCATCAACGACGTGATGTACCGCCACCTGCGCATGAGCGGCTACAACGTGCTGATGCCCATGGGCTGGGACGCCTTCGGCCTGCCGGCCGAGAACGCGGCGCTCAAGAACGGCGTGGCCCCGGCCAAGTGGACGTGGGACAACATCGCCTACATGAAGCAGCAGATGCAGCCGCTGGGCCTGTCCATCGACTGGTCGCGCGAAGTGGCCACCTGCAGCCCCGACTACTACAAGTGGAACCAGTGGCTGTTCCTGCGCATGCGCGAGAAGGGCATCGCCTACCGCAAGCATGGCACCGTCAACTGGGACCCGGTCGACCAGACCGTGCTGGCCAACGAGCAGGTGGTCGACGGCAAGGGCTGGCGCTCGGGCGCGCCGGTGGAAAAGCGCGACATCCCGATGTACTACCTGCGCATCACCGACTACGCCGGCGAGCTGCTGAAAGAAGTGACCGAGCACCTGGAGGGATGGCCCGAGCGGGTGCGGATGATGCAGGCCAACTGGATCGGCCGCTCGGAAGGCGTGCGCTTTGCCTTCGAGCACGACATCCGTGACGAGCAGGGTCAGCCCATCGACGAGGGCCGGCTGTACGTGTTCACCACGCGCGCCGACACGATCATGGGTGTCACCTTCGTGGCCGTGGCCCCCGAGCACCCGATCGCCCGCGTGGCCGCAGCCTCCCGTCCCGCGGTGGCTGCCTTCGTGGAAGAGGCGCGCACCGGCTCGGCGATGGAAGCCGACCTGGCCACGATGGAGAAACAGGGCGTGGACACGGGCCTGGTGGTCCGCCATCCGCTCACCGGCGCTGACGTGCCGGTGTGGGTGGGCAACTACGTGCTGATGAGCTACGGCGACGGCGCGGTGATGGGCGTGCCTGCGCACGATGACCGCGATTTCGTCTTTGCCCACAAGTACGGCCTGCCCATCCGTCAGGTCATCAGTGTGGACAACCAGCCCTACGACACGAACCAGTGGCAGGAGTGGTATGCCGACAAGCAGAACGGCGTCTGCGTGAATTCCGGCCCGCTGCTGGACGGCAAGGGTCACCAGGACGCGGTGGACACGGTGGCTGCCCAGCTGGCCGACAAGGGTCTGGGCGGCAAGCACGTCCAGTACCGTCTGCGTGACTGGGGCATCTCGCGCCAGCGCTACTGGGGCACCCCCATTCCCATCATCCACTGCGAGAGCTGCGGCGAGGTGCCGGTACCCGACAAGGACCTGCCGGTGGTGCTGCCGGAAGATCTGGTGCCCGATGGCAGCGGCAACCCGCTGAACAAGTCGGAAGCCTTCCTGAAGGTGGACTGCCCGTGCTGCGGCAAGCCGGCCCGGCGCGAGACCGACACGATGGACACCTTCATCGATTCGTCGTGGTACTACATGCGCTACTGCTCGCATGACAACAACGAGGCGATGGTCGATGCCCGCAACGATTACTGGATGCCGATGGACCAGTACATCGGCGGCATCGAGCACGCCGTGCTGCACCTGCTGTATGCGCGCTTCTGGACCAAGGTCATGCGCGACATGGGGCTGGTGAAGTTCGACGAGCCCTTCAAGCGGCTGCTCACGCAGGGCATGGTGCTCAACCACATCTACCAGCGGCGCACGGCCAAGGGCGGCATCGAGTACTTCTGGCCGAAGGATGTGGAGAACGTCACCGACGCGCAGGGTCGGGTCGTGGGCGCACGCCTCAAGAGCGACGGCTCCGAGATCGACTACGCCGGCATCGGCACGATGTCCAAGAGCAAGAACAACGGGGTGGATCCCACCTCGCTGATCGAGCGCTTCGGGGCCGACACGGCGCGCCTGTTCGTGATGTTCGCCAGCCCGCCCGAGCAGACGCTGGAATGGTCCGACAGTGGGGTGGAAGGCGCCAGCCGCTTCCTGCGCCGCTTCTGGGCCTTCGGCCATGCCCAGCGCGACGTGGTGCGTGGCGCTGCCGACACCGTGGATGCAGCCGGCCTGTCCGAGGCGTGGCGTGACCTGCGCTACGAGGTGCACACGGTGCTGAAGCAGATCCAGTACGACTACGAGCGCCAGCAGTACAACACCATCGTCTCGGGTGCCATGAAGCTGCTGAACGCCCTGGAAGCCGCTGCACAGAAGCAGGCCCCCACGGCCGCCGCCGATGCCGCCGCGCTGCGCGAGGGGATGTCGATCCTGGTGCGCAGCCTCTACCCGATCGTGCCGCACATCGGCCATGCCCTGTGGCAGGCGCTGGAGCTGGGACGCGGCTTCGAGGGTCGCGAGATCATCGACGCCCCGCTGCCGGTGGTGGACGAGGCGGCACTGGTCAAGAGCGAGCTGGAGCTGATGCTGCAGGTCAACGGCAAGCTGCGCGGTTCCATCCGCGTGCCGGCCGATGCCGACAAGGCCGCCATCGAGCAGGTGGCAGCCGCCTCGCCCGAGGTGGCCCGCATCGGCGAAGGCAAGACGCCCAAGCGCATCATCGTGGTGCCGGGCCGTCTGGTGAACGTGGTGCTGTAA
- a CDS encoding LPS-assembly lipoprotein LptE, whose translation MSRLPDTRPLAGTTRRGWLRGLSRSALLVGLAGPLAACGFHMRRATQLPFSTLYTNLAPNGSIGLALRRELSHSEGTELVTDPKKAEVRLMILQEVPEREVVAYSSEGRAREYELRLRLRFRVEDAKGNDLIPESEITLRREISNADNQLTARADEEAMLFRDMSNDMAHQLLWRLAAIRPAE comes from the coding sequence ATGTCCCGCCTTCCCGACACTCGCCCCCTGGCCGGCACCACCCGGCGCGGATGGCTGCGGGGACTTTCCCGCAGCGCGCTGCTGGTCGGCCTGGCCGGGCCGCTGGCGGCCTGCGGCTTTCACATGCGCCGCGCCACGCAGCTGCCGTTCAGCACGCTCTACACCAACCTGGCGCCCAACGGCAGCATCGGCCTGGCGCTGCGCCGCGAGCTGTCGCACAGCGAGGGCACCGAGCTGGTGACCGACCCGAAGAAGGCCGAGGTCCGGTTGATGATCCTGCAGGAAGTGCCCGAGCGCGAGGTCGTCGCCTACTCGTCCGAGGGGCGCGCCCGCGAGTACGAGCTGCGATTGCGGCTGCGCTTCCGTGTCGAGGATGCCAAGGGCAACGACCTGATTCCCGAGAGCGAGATCACGCTGCGCCGCGAGATCTCCAACGCGGACAACCAGCTCACGGCCCGGGCCGACGAGGAAGCCATGCTCTTTCGGGACATGAGCAACGACATGGCCCATCAGCTGCTGTGGCGGCTGGCGGCCATCCGGCCGGCAGAGTAA
- the holA gene encoding DNA polymerase III subunit delta codes for MGQRISTPAQLRQAIGQGLPPLTWVSGDELLLVIEAADLVRARARKLGFEEREVLDIDARFDRSRLVEATQSTSLFASQRLIDLRLNTKPTRELGDALRELLPRLDDGTRVLVSSAHLERATTSTAWFEALAKQMLWVETPRIDAGALGKWVTERLAAQKQQATPAVLALITERTEGNLLAAHQAIQRLGLLLPPGELPAEAVAEIVLDSARFELFGLVDAALAGDPARAVRMARSLAAEDAAMPLLCWALADAIRKLLRIQQALQIERVAPAQAMRAAGVFGKREAIMRQALRRLDIQTLGHLLQQVARLDRMTKGVGGTGPAADPWFHAETLLVALAGGHLPGPVELSAALADD; via the coding sequence ATGGGCCAGCGCATCAGCACGCCGGCGCAGCTGCGTCAGGCCATCGGCCAGGGGCTGCCACCGCTCACCTGGGTCAGCGGCGACGAACTGCTGCTGGTCATCGAGGCGGCCGACCTGGTACGTGCCAGGGCCCGCAAGCTGGGCTTCGAGGAGCGCGAGGTGCTGGACATCGACGCGCGCTTCGATCGCAGCCGTCTTGTCGAAGCTACCCAGTCCACGTCGCTCTTTGCCAGCCAGCGGCTGATCGACCTGCGCCTGAACACCAAGCCCACCCGTGAACTGGGCGATGCGCTGCGCGAACTGCTGCCGCGGCTGGACGACGGCACCCGCGTGCTGGTCTCCAGCGCCCATCTGGAGCGCGCCACCACCAGCACGGCCTGGTTCGAGGCTCTGGCCAAACAGATGCTGTGGGTGGAGACGCCGCGCATCGACGCGGGCGCCCTGGGCAAGTGGGTGACCGAGCGGCTGGCCGCACAGAAGCAGCAGGCAACACCTGCCGTGCTGGCGCTGATCACCGAACGCACCGAAGGCAACCTGCTGGCCGCCCACCAGGCCATCCAGCGGCTGGGCCTGCTGCTGCCTCCGGGCGAGCTACCGGCCGAAGCCGTGGCCGAGATCGTGCTGGACAGCGCCCGCTTTGAACTGTTCGGCCTGGTGGATGCGGCGCTGGCCGGCGACCCGGCCCGTGCCGTGCGCATGGCCCGCTCGCTGGCCGCCGAGGATGCCGCCATGCCCCTGCTCTGCTGGGCACTGGCCGACGCGATCCGCAAGCTGCTGCGCATCCAGCAGGCCCTGCAGATCGAGCGCGTCGCTCCCGCCCAGGCCATGCGTGCCGCCGGCGTGTTCGGCAAGCGCGAGGCCATCATGCGCCAGGCCCTTCGTCGCCTGGATATCCAGACACTCGGACACCTGCTGCAGCAAGTGGCCCGGCTCGATAGAATGACCAAGGGTGTGGGCGGAACCGGTCCGGCCGCCGATCCCTGGTTCCACGCCGAGACCCTGCTGGTCGCGCTGGCCGGGGGGCACCTGCCCGGCCCGGTCGAACTGTCCGCCGCGCTGGCCGATGACTGA